The proteins below are encoded in one region of Pseudomonas putida NBRC 14164:
- a CDS encoding PAS domain-containing sensor histidine kinase, with protein MQPDSLPSITQLQARVAELEACLAEREDSAHAHNKLLGELLDNSLANVFAADRKMRLVAINRTARETFQRHRGFLPQIGDYVPQFLTNQPDVMNRLAPVWPRVLAGEAFVDTVTFGPPDAPRHYEIRYHPLRDAQQRIQGGYMFAYDITERIAEQQRLRQAEEALRQSQKMEAIGQLTGGIAHDFNNLLGSLLGAVEMAERRLDQQRHADTARMLELCRSTALRAAALVKRLLAFSRQQTLVPQPVDVQCLVAGMQDLIVSSIGQHIDFHDQTLPGQWSIHVDPQQLENALLNLCINARDAMPLGGTLSIACANSDLTVAEAGHLDLPAGRYLHIRVGDTGMGMSSTVRQRALEPFFTTKPLGQGTGLGLSMVYGFVRQSGGQLQIESVPGEGTCVHLYFPLEASIAACSQPVPLTTGIELSAPRVQRIMLVEDQPAMRLVLVEVLTDLGHEVQAFDRGRPALEAMHAGVPPDLLITDVGLPGGIDGYQLAEAFQTLVAKAPVLLITGYDTADIPISSRPDRRTEVLCKPFNLQSLGQRIDRLLGIAAQR; from the coding sequence ATGCAGCCAGATTCGCTTCCATCGATTACCCAACTGCAGGCGCGTGTCGCAGAACTGGAAGCATGCCTGGCAGAACGCGAAGACAGCGCCCATGCACACAACAAGCTGCTCGGTGAACTGCTCGACAACAGCCTGGCCAACGTGTTTGCCGCCGACCGCAAGATGCGTCTGGTGGCCATCAACCGAACGGCTCGCGAAACCTTCCAGCGCCACCGCGGCTTCTTGCCGCAGATTGGCGATTACGTACCGCAGTTCCTGACCAATCAGCCCGATGTCATGAACCGGTTGGCCCCGGTTTGGCCGCGTGTGCTGGCCGGCGAAGCGTTCGTCGATACCGTCACCTTCGGTCCGCCTGATGCGCCGCGCCATTACGAAATCCGCTACCACCCGTTGCGCGATGCTCAGCAGCGGATCCAGGGCGGATACATGTTTGCCTATGACATCACCGAGCGCATCGCCGAACAGCAACGCCTGCGCCAGGCCGAGGAGGCTCTGCGCCAGTCGCAGAAAATGGAAGCGATCGGTCAGTTGACCGGCGGCATTGCCCACGACTTCAACAACCTGCTGGGCAGCCTGCTCGGCGCAGTGGAAATGGCCGAACGGCGCCTGGACCAACAACGCCATGCCGACACCGCCCGCATGCTCGAACTCTGCCGCAGCACTGCCTTGCGCGCTGCGGCGCTGGTAAAGCGCCTGCTGGCCTTCTCGCGCCAGCAGACGCTGGTGCCGCAACCGGTTGATGTGCAATGCCTGGTAGCGGGCATGCAGGACCTGATCGTCAGCTCTATTGGCCAGCACATTGACTTTCACGACCAGACTTTGCCCGGGCAATGGTCAATCCACGTCGATCCGCAGCAGCTGGAAAATGCTCTGCTGAACCTGTGCATCAATGCCCGTGATGCCATGCCCCTGGGCGGTACGCTCAGCATCGCTTGTGCAAACAGCGACCTCACCGTGGCTGAGGCCGGTCACTTGGACCTGCCTGCGGGGCGCTACTTGCACATTCGCGTTGGCGATACCGGCATGGGTATGTCCAGCACGGTACGCCAGCGCGCCCTGGAGCCTTTCTTCACCACCAAGCCACTCGGCCAAGGTACCGGCTTGGGGTTGTCCATGGTCTATGGGTTTGTCCGACAGTCCGGCGGGCAGTTGCAGATCGAAAGCGTGCCCGGGGAAGGCACCTGCGTTCATCTGTACTTCCCCCTGGAGGCAAGCATTGCTGCCTGCAGCCAGCCTGTGCCACTCACCACCGGCATCGAGCTTTCTGCCCCCCGCGTGCAGCGAATCATGCTGGTGGAAGACCAGCCAGCCATGCGCCTGGTGCTTGTCGAAGTACTGACTGACCTGGGCCATGAAGTACAGGCTTTCGACCGTGGCCGCCCCGCGCTTGAGGCTATGCATGCGGGCGTACCACCGGACTTGCTGATCACGGATGTCGGCCTGCCCGGGGGAATCGACGGATATCAGCTGGCAGAAGCGTTTCAAACGCTTGTGGCCAAAGCGCCTGTTCTGCTGATTACGGGCTATGACACTGCCGACATCCCGATCAGTAGCCGCCCGGACAGGCGCACCGAGGTGCTGTGCAAACCGTTCAACCTGCAGAGCCTTGGCCAGCGAATTGACCGTCTGCTGGGAATTGCCGCACAACGTTGA
- a CDS encoding SDR family oxidoreductase yields the protein MENVIVITGGSRGIGAATALLAARQGYRVCINYHADDQAAETLLGQVRALGAEAIAVRADVSVEDEIIHLFQRVDEELGPVTALVNNAGTIGQQSRVEEMSEFRLLKIMKTNVVGPMLCAKHALLRMAHRHGGHGGAIVNVSSMAARLGSPNEYVDYAASKGALDTFTIGLAKEVAGEGVRVNGVRPGYIHTGFHALSGDPDRVSKLEPGLPMGRGGRPEEVAEAILWLLSDKASYSTGSFIDLSGGR from the coding sequence ATGGAGAACGTCATCGTCATCACCGGCGGCAGCCGCGGTATCGGTGCCGCCACGGCGCTGTTGGCGGCCCGCCAGGGCTACCGCGTCTGCATCAACTACCACGCCGACGACCAGGCCGCCGAAACCCTCCTCGGCCAGGTCCGCGCCCTGGGCGCCGAGGCTATCGCCGTGCGCGCCGACGTCAGCGTCGAGGATGAGATCATCCACCTGTTTCAGCGCGTCGACGAAGAGCTCGGCCCGGTCACCGCACTGGTCAACAACGCCGGCACCATCGGCCAGCAGAGTCGCGTCGAGGAAATGTCCGAGTTCCGCCTGCTGAAGATCATGAAAACCAACGTCGTCGGCCCCATGCTCTGCGCCAAGCACGCCTTGTTGCGCATGGCGCATCGGCATGGTGGGCACGGCGGGGCCATTGTCAACGTGTCATCGATGGCTGCGCGCCTGGGCTCGCCCAACGAATATGTCGACTATGCCGCCTCCAAGGGCGCGCTCGACACCTTCACCATCGGCCTGGCAAAAGAAGTGGCAGGCGAGGGCGTGCGGGTCAATGGCGTTCGGCCAGGCTACATCCACACAGGGTTCCATGCCTTGTCCGGCGACCCCGACCGGGTCAGCAAGCTTGAGCCCGGTTTGCCCATGGGGCGCGGCGGGCGCCCCGAGGAAGTGGCCGAAGCCATTCTCTGGCTGCTCTCGGACAAAGCGTCCTATTCCACCGGCAGTTTCATCGACCTGAGCGGCGGGCGCTGA
- a CDS encoding DHA2 family efflux MFS transporter permease subunit — MSNNAAAQFTPPSLLLTTIGLSLATFMQVLDTTIANVALPTISGNLGVSYEQGTWVITSFAVSNAIALPLTGWLSRRFGEVKLFIWATLLFVLASFLCGIAQSMPELVGFRILQGVVAGPLYPMTQTLLIAVYPPAKRGMALALLAMVTVVAPIAGPILGGWITDSYSWPWIFFINVPIGLFAAAVVRQQMRARPVITSRQPMDYIGLLTLIVGVGALQVVLDKGNDLDWFESSFIIIGSLISVVFLAVFVIWELTDRHPVVNLRLFVHRNFRVGTIVLVGGYAGFFGINLILPQWLQTQMGYTATWAGLAVAPIGLLPVIMSPFVGKYAHRFDLRVLAGLAFLAIGTSCYMRAGFTSEVDFQHVALVQLFMGIGVALFFMPTLSILLSDLPPHQIADGSGLATFLRTLGGSFAASLTTWIWIRRADQHHAYLSENISQFDPATRHTLEQLGGASPQSYAQLEQILNGQAYMMSTVDYFTLMTWVFAGLILLVWFAKPPFTAKAGPASAGH, encoded by the coding sequence ATGAGCAACAACGCCGCTGCCCAGTTCACGCCGCCGAGCCTGCTGCTGACCACCATCGGGCTGTCGCTGGCGACGTTCATGCAGGTGCTCGACACCACCATCGCCAACGTGGCATTGCCGACCATTTCCGGCAACCTGGGGGTGAGTTACGAGCAGGGCACCTGGGTCATTACCTCGTTCGCGGTGAGCAATGCCATCGCCTTGCCGTTGACTGGCTGGCTCAGCCGGCGGTTTGGCGAAGTGAAACTGTTCATCTGGGCCACGTTGTTGTTCGTGCTGGCGTCGTTCCTGTGCGGTATCGCCCAGTCGATGCCCGAGCTGGTCGGTTTCCGCATATTGCAGGGCGTGGTCGCCGGGCCGTTGTACCCGATGACCCAGACCTTGCTGATTGCCGTCTACCCCCCGGCCAAGCGGGGGATGGCCCTGGCGCTGCTGGCGATGGTCACGGTGGTGGCGCCCATTGCCGGGCCGATCCTGGGGGGCTGGATCACCGACAGTTACAGCTGGCCGTGGATCTTCTTCATCAACGTGCCCATTGGCCTGTTTGCCGCCGCTGTGGTGCGCCAGCAGATGCGTGCCCGGCCTGTGATCACCAGCCGCCAGCCGATGGACTACATCGGCTTGCTGACGCTGATTGTCGGTGTCGGGGCGTTGCAGGTCGTGCTCGACAAAGGCAACGACCTGGACTGGTTCGAGTCGTCGTTCATCATTATCGGTAGCCTGATTTCGGTGGTGTTCCTGGCGGTGTTCGTGATTTGGGAACTGACCGACCGCCACCCGGTGGTCAACCTGCGCCTGTTCGTGCACCGCAACTTCCGCGTCGGCACCATCGTGCTGGTCGGCGGTTATGCGGGGTTCTTCGGTATCAACCTCATCCTGCCGCAATGGTTGCAGACGCAGATGGGCTACACCGCCACCTGGGCGGGCTTGGCGGTGGCGCCGATCGGCTTGCTGCCGGTGATCATGTCGCCGTTCGTGGGCAAGTACGCGCACCGCTTCGATTTGCGTGTGCTGGCGGGGCTGGCGTTCCTGGCGATCGGCACCAGTTGCTACATGCGTGCCGGGTTCACCAGCGAGGTGGACTTCCAGCATGTGGCCTTGGTGCAGCTGTTCATGGGCATTGGTGTGGCGTTGTTCTTCATGCCGACCTTGAGCATCCTGCTGTCCGACCTGCCGCCGCACCAGATTGCCGACGGTTCGGGGCTTGCGACCTTCCTGCGTACCTTGGGCGGGAGTTTTGCGGCGTCGTTGACGACGTGGATCTGGATTCGCCGGGCGGACCAGCATCATGCTTATCTGAGCGAAAACATCAGCCAGTTCGACCCGGCGACGCGGCATACGCTTGAGCAGTTGGGTGGGGCCAGCCCGCAGAGTTATGCGCAGCTGGAGCAGATACTCAACGGGCAGGCTTACATGATGTCAACAGTGGACTACTTCACCCTGATGACCTGGGTGTTTGCAGGGTTGATCCTGCTGGTGTGGTTCGCCAAGCCACCGTTCACTGCCAAGGCCGGGCCGGCATCGGCGGGGCATTGA
- a CDS encoding hybrid sensor histidine kinase/response regulator gives MPSRDLLTLRQQVEALQRRNALLEAQLASYQDQDQDFYRSLFDTMDEGFCIIEFFDGPHGPLSDYVHVLANAAYAKHAGIPDVAGQKLREMVPDEADDWVARYGAVLRTGEPLHFEQELVATGHVLSVTTFRVEPAEKRQVAVLFKDVTERRRAEQALQRLNEELEQRVNAALAERRLFAELVDHSVVNVHVVDKGLRWLAVNRQAKHDFHLLYGRTPEIGDYLPGLFEDGGAGQTPILPMWQRALAGEQFIEIGTFGKPPMLRHYELRFNALRDPKGEIQGAFLFAYDISERVQEQERLAKAEEALRQAQKMEAVGQLSGGIAHDFNNLLGGILGAQELMRQRLDQSRFDALEPLLELSSGSAQRASSLVHRLLAFSRQQTLQPCSTQVATLVAGMEDLLRRTIGPAISLSSRFASQLWPTFIDPPQLESALLNICINARDAMPAGGVIEIIGDNLVLDDEQALAGGLPGGEYVRLSIVDNGKGMSAEVAERAVDPFFTTKPMGQGTGLGLSMTYGFVRQSGGQLRVLSVLGEGTRIELLLPRHDEQPKAPAGKPQRTPLQRSSAAAKRILLIEDQTALRLVVGEVLEELGYRVDAFENGPTALAHLQSGERPDLLLSDIGLPGGLNGRQVAERCRVRYPDLKVLFITGYDESAALSDGQLLQGTSVLTKPFELEALAERVRELLGD, from the coding sequence ATGCCATCCCGCGACCTGCTCACACTGCGTCAACAAGTCGAAGCCCTGCAACGGCGCAATGCGCTGTTGGAAGCACAGCTCGCCAGCTATCAAGACCAGGATCAGGACTTTTACCGGTCGTTGTTCGACACCATGGACGAAGGCTTTTGCATCATCGAGTTCTTTGACGGCCCACATGGCCCGCTGAGTGACTATGTGCATGTGCTGGCCAATGCCGCCTATGCCAAGCACGCCGGCATCCCCGACGTGGCCGGGCAGAAACTGCGCGAAATGGTGCCTGATGAGGCCGATGACTGGGTGGCCCGCTATGGCGCTGTGCTTCGCACAGGCGAACCGCTGCACTTCGAGCAGGAGCTGGTCGCCACCGGCCATGTGCTCTCGGTGACCACGTTTCGCGTAGAGCCTGCAGAGAAACGCCAGGTAGCCGTGCTGTTCAAGGATGTCACCGAACGCCGGCGTGCAGAGCAGGCCCTGCAGCGCCTCAACGAAGAGCTGGAACAACGGGTGAATGCCGCACTGGCGGAGCGACGCTTGTTTGCCGAATTGGTCGATCACAGCGTGGTCAATGTGCATGTGGTGGACAAGGGCCTGCGCTGGCTGGCTGTGAACCGCCAGGCCAAGCATGACTTCCACCTGCTGTACGGAAGGACCCCGGAAATCGGCGACTACCTGCCCGGGCTGTTCGAAGACGGAGGCGCTGGCCAGACACCTATTCTGCCAATGTGGCAGCGCGCCCTGGCTGGCGAGCAGTTCATCGAAATTGGCACCTTCGGCAAGCCTCCCATGCTGCGCCATTACGAATTGCGCTTCAACGCCTTGCGCGACCCAAAAGGCGAGATACAAGGCGCGTTTCTTTTTGCTTATGACATCAGTGAACGGGTGCAAGAGCAGGAACGCCTGGCCAAGGCCGAAGAAGCACTGCGCCAGGCACAGAAGATGGAGGCCGTAGGCCAGCTCAGTGGCGGCATTGCCCACGACTTCAATAATCTGCTGGGCGGCATCCTTGGTGCCCAGGAACTGATGCGCCAACGCCTGGACCAGTCACGTTTCGACGCCCTGGAACCCTTGCTGGAGCTGTCCAGCGGCTCGGCGCAGCGGGCCTCTTCGCTGGTGCACCGGCTGCTGGCGTTCTCTCGCCAGCAGACTCTGCAACCCTGCTCCACACAAGTGGCCACGCTGGTTGCCGGCATGGAGGACCTTCTGCGGCGCACCATCGGCCCTGCCATTAGCCTGAGCAGCCGCTTCGCCAGCCAGCTGTGGCCGACCTTCATCGACCCGCCTCAACTGGAAAGCGCCCTGCTCAACATCTGCATCAACGCCCGCGATGCCATGCCTGCGGGTGGTGTGATCGAGATCATTGGCGATAACCTGGTGCTTGACGACGAGCAGGCCCTGGCAGGGGGGCTGCCAGGCGGCGAGTATGTGCGACTGAGTATCGTCGACAACGGCAAGGGCATGTCGGCTGAAGTGGCCGAGCGCGCAGTCGACCCGTTCTTCACCACCAAACCGATGGGCCAGGGAACCGGGCTGGGTCTGTCCATGACTTACGGCTTCGTGCGTCAGTCGGGTGGGCAATTACGCGTGCTGTCGGTGCTTGGCGAAGGCACCCGCATCGAGCTGCTGCTACCCCGCCACGACGAGCAACCCAAGGCCCCTGCCGGCAAACCGCAGCGCACGCCTTTGCAAAGAAGCAGCGCGGCTGCGAAGCGCATTCTGTTGATCGAAGACCAGACCGCCTTGCGCCTGGTGGTGGGCGAAGTGCTGGAAGAGCTGGGCTATCGGGTGGACGCCTTCGAGAATGGCCCGACCGCCCTCGCCCACCTGCAAAGCGGCGAACGGCCAGACCTGCTGCTGAGCGATATCGGGCTGCCGGGTGGCCTAAATGGCCGCCAGGTGGCCGAGCGCTGCCGTGTGCGCTACCCAGACCTCAAGGTGCTGTTCATCACCGGTTACGATGAGAGCGCGGCGCTCAGCGACGGCCAGCTGTTGCAGGGTACCTCGGTGCTGACCAAGCCGTTCGAGCTGGAAGCACTCGCCGAGCGTGTACGCGAGCTGCTGGGGGATTGA
- the mapR gene encoding GntR family transcriptional regulator MpaR (MapR regulates genes involved in Pseudomonas quinolone signal (PQS) production and anthranilate metabolism) translates to MKRYERFADDIAELIRSGVLGPGQRVPSVRYASQTHGVSPSTVFQAYYLLERRGLIRARPRSGYFVNAHAPRQFSEPQALQPVSESTDVDVSGLVFSILDSIKDPNTIPFGSAFPSPELFPLQRLSRSLASASRSMDPRMVVTDLSPGNPQLRRQIALRYMVGGLMLPMEELLITNGALEALNLCLQAVTQPGDLVAIEAPAFYACLQVLERLKLKAVEIPVHPREGMDLGVLAQTLEKHPVKAVWCMTNFQNPVGASMPEAKKQALVELLARHQVPLIEDDVYAELYYSQQAPKPAKAFDTQGLVMHCGSFAKSLAPGYRIGWVAAGRFAQKIERLKLMTSLCASMPAQAAIADYLQHGGYDRHLRKLRYALEGQQANMLAAIARHFPAQTRVSQPSGGYFLWLELPEQMDALKLFHMALAQGISIAPGPIFSPTRRFGNCIRLNYGSPWHDGAERAMETLGRIIRSF, encoded by the coding sequence ATGAAACGCTACGAACGCTTCGCCGACGACATTGCCGAACTGATCCGCTCCGGGGTCCTGGGCCCCGGCCAACGCGTGCCTTCGGTACGCTACGCCAGCCAGACCCACGGGGTCAGCCCGTCCACCGTGTTCCAGGCCTACTACCTGCTGGAGCGGCGCGGGCTGATCCGTGCCCGGCCGCGCTCGGGTTATTTCGTCAACGCCCACGCCCCGCGCCAGTTCAGCGAGCCGCAGGCATTGCAGCCGGTCAGTGAGTCGACGGACGTGGACGTCAGCGGCCTGGTGTTCTCGATCCTCGACTCGATCAAGGACCCCAACACCATACCGTTCGGCTCAGCCTTCCCCAGCCCCGAACTGTTTCCGCTGCAGCGCCTGTCGCGCTCGCTGGCCAGCGCCAGCCGCAGCATGGACCCGCGCATGGTGGTGACCGACCTGTCGCCCGGCAACCCGCAGCTGCGCCGGCAGATTGCCCTGCGCTACATGGTTGGTGGGCTGATGCTGCCGATGGAAGAGCTGTTGATCACCAACGGTGCACTGGAAGCCTTGAACCTGTGCCTGCAGGCAGTTACCCAACCGGGCGACCTGGTGGCCATCGAGGCCCCCGCCTTCTATGCCTGCCTGCAAGTGCTGGAGCGGCTGAAGCTCAAGGCTGTGGAAATCCCCGTGCACCCGCGCGAAGGCATGGACCTGGGGGTACTGGCACAGACGCTGGAAAAGCACCCGGTAAAGGCCGTGTGGTGCATGACCAACTTCCAGAACCCGGTAGGCGCCAGCATGCCGGAGGCGAAAAAACAGGCGCTGGTGGAACTGCTGGCGCGTCACCAGGTGCCGTTGATCGAGGACGACGTGTACGCCGAGCTGTACTACTCGCAGCAGGCACCCAAACCGGCCAAGGCCTTCGACACCCAAGGCCTGGTCATGCACTGCGGCTCGTTCGCCAAAAGCCTGGCACCCGGTTACCGCATCGGCTGGGTGGCGGCCGGGCGTTTTGCGCAGAAGATCGAGCGGCTGAAACTGATGACTTCGCTGTGTGCCTCGATGCCGGCCCAGGCAGCGATAGCCGACTACCTGCAACACGGTGGCTATGACCGCCACCTGCGCAAGCTACGCTACGCCCTTGAAGGCCAACAGGCCAACATGCTGGCCGCCATCGCCCGCCACTTCCCGGCGCAGACACGGGTCAGCCAGCCCTCGGGTGGCTACTTCCTGTGGCTGGAACTGCCCGAGCAGATGGATGCCCTCAAGCTGTTCCACATGGCCCTGGCCCAGGGCATCAGCATCGCTCCGGGGCCGATCTTTTCGCCCACCCGCCGCTTCGGCAACTGCATCCGCCTCAACTACGGCAGCCCCTGGCATGACGGTGCTGAACGGGCCATGGAGACGCTCGGGCGAATCATTCGCTCCTTCTGA